The genomic interval ATGATATAATGAGACCTAAAGAAAAATCCCTATTCCTGCATTCTAACTTAGGCTGACAACAATAAATTTAGTTGTGTATGGTATTGTTGTATTTGCATAGCCCGTACATAATTAATCATTAGTcaagatttttatttattaaaattgggACATTTCATTACAAAGGCTGTACAATTTAACCATGTGCAATTACAACTCAACAATGTGCATGTGTTGTCATGAAGTGAATTTATGAATATGCCTTGATTTGATGTCATATCCAACCATTATAATAACATTCAGTTGTATCTCAAATTTGGCATTACATCTTTTATatgtgtaacccagccagaaaaatccccacCTACAATTGGGATTGAACCCAGGACCTCCTAGTTCCAAATCAGGTAGACACTCTACCGCTTCGCTATCCAGAAAAATCCCCGCCCACAATGGAGATTGAATCCAGGACCTCATAGTAGCAAATCAGGTAGACACTATACCCCATCGCTATCCAGAAAAATCCCCATCCACAATTGGGATTGAACCCAGGTACTCCCAGTTCCAAATCAGGTAGACACTCTACTGCTTCGCTATCCAGAAAAATCCCCATCCACAATGGGGATTAAACCCAGGACCTCCTAGTTCCAAATCAGGTAGACACTCTACTTCATCACTAGCTCATATTaaagcaaggcagtataagttctccttatactaAACCCTGCTATACATGACAGATTATAGGCCCAGGTCTATGACGCCTACTCATGTAATTGTATTCTAAGGACCAAATTAAGGagtgatttaaaggggccttttcacagattttggcattttttaacttattcattaaatgctttatattgataaatgtaaacattggatcgtaaaagctccagtaaaaaatcaagaataaaattaaaaaaaggaaaagaacaatttgcccggagcaggtttcgaaccagtgacccctggagtcctgccagagtcctgaagtaaaaacgctttaacctactgagctattccgccgagaacacatactaaacgtattttataccttatataagcaatcttcgtagtttcacaaaatttaacgacaaaaaaagaactctccaaattattcaatcgtttcgcgttgcaacgctttataacttttaggttttaaaatcgtcaaaagatgcatatatataattgctatattagagcatggtaaatgttcagtattactgtttcctcacaaatatcataaccaaaacgaaaatttgcgaatctgaaacaacttttttcaattttgtcaatttaccaaagcgtgaaaagatccctttaatcttAGATGTAGATCTAGATGCTAGTAGATGGATATAAGGGAAAGAATACCTGCTAACCAACCCatgtgttttttaaaatgttaccaaaaaaaaaaaaaaataagcctAAAAGAAATATTTTGGGTACATAATGACTGGTATGGTCTTGATAAATCATGTCTATATTTGATTaccaattaaagggatcttttcacgctttggtaaattgacaaaattgaaaaaagttgtttcagattcgcaaattttcgttttagttatgatatttgtgaggaaacagtaatactgaacatttaccatggtctaatatagccattatatgcatcttttgacgattttaaaacctaaaagttataaagcgttgcaacgcgaaacgattgaataatttggagagttctgtttttgtcgttaaattttgtgaaactacgaagattgcttatataaagtataaaatacgtccattatgtgtacttggcggaatagctcagtaggctaaagcgtttttactttaggactctggcaggactccaggggtcactggttcgaaacctggtccgggcaatgttcttttcctttttttaattttattcttgattttttactggagcttttacgatccaatgtttacatttatcgatataaagctttcaatgaataagttaaaaaatgccaaaatctgtgaaaaggcccctttaaggaataTGCTTGAAAGACCTCAACATACACTAATACACAGTTGTTATTGAAGTTTAGTTGCTGACTGCATGCCATTATATTTCATATACCTAGATTAATAAAGTTTTAAGTTGACACATATTTCTGTATATTTCTGTCTTAAAATATTGTCAAGAGCATTAatagaaatatatgtatatataaatatataatataaatatatttctatttatgCTCTGGgcaaaatttcaatatataaatatacaaatggcAATATTATTTTAGGTTCTTCAGTGCTCTGCACTTACCCCGCAATAAGATATAACCACCTATCTGGTTTCAAGTTGACAGCTCATTTAGATTGCTGGTAATGCTTATGTCAAAATTAATTGcaacaaatataatattgttatttatCATTATCTTTCTAATGTATCCTTGTGTGCCTTACCACTCGACATAGTCACGATGCATTTACAGATATGATAGCTTTATACAAATTTAAATTGCTTTTGGTAAAAACTGaaaaatatcacaataaaaacaacaaaactaagCTATTGTACCATGACCACCCTATATGAATAATCAGATATAACTGCTTTACAAAACTCATTTAACAACTAAATTCACAACAACACCCAAAATCCATCTACCATGACCAGTCAAATTTAATGCAAATTACTTTGTCCTGATTAATCCTGTACAGTTGTGTGCGAGACTGACTGGTTATCAAAGAAAACAATCATCCACAAGGTTTTTGAGTCAAACATTTCAGAAGGCGAAATCTCTGCAATAAAACTACATATAACGGCTTTCTTACAAAACTGCAAAACATGATTAAATCCATGAAACTGCAACCCAATCCAGCCAGTTTGGGTAAAGAGATCAGGCATAGAACATGATTCTTAGATGACACAAATGACAAATTCTTCAAAGGCCCACAACTCATTTATCTGCACCAAATCCACATACCAGGACAATTGCAAATGAAGAGTACAACTAGACTTGTTACTGATTGATCTTATGCCGAATAGTCCAAATCCATGCAGGCATCCTTGGAAATGCAGATTATAAGCACACCTAGCATCCCATCCCATCATCAAATCACCCCACCACATCCAATCATCCCATCCCATTGTTCCATCACATCATACCATCCTATCTAAACATTCTATCCCATACGATCAACCCGCCCCATCCTGTTATCCTATCTAGTCCCCGTGTCCCATCCTTCATCCATCCTTCATCCATCCTACCATCCATCCTACCATCCATCCCAGCTGATTCCTGTCGCATCACATCCATCAGTCCATCCATGAATCAATCCATCCATCAATGCATTCATGCCATACCATCCCATCCGTCCATCAATCTATTCATCCATCCACCCATCCATCCTTCCATCATCCCATAAATCCATCCAATCCATCACATCATGtgcctccgtagctcagtggataaggcgtTTGCGTTGAAATCTaaaggtcccgggttcgatcccgggtcggggcacatacatgccagtcatgtttcagcggaatgctgactgacaaataaaggcttagcccGGCATTAAgacgttaaaaaaaaaaaaaaaaaaaaaacatcatcccATGCAACAAGGAGTTGAGATGCATGTAAATAGAtcaaaataaattgttaacaGAGACGTATTGTTGACACCACATCACAAGCCATTACAGTTAATAACAAAAAGTTGCGTAAATGATGCACGCCTAGTGACATAAATGTAGTCACCCATGAAATAATATGAGTTATAAATGGATTGcctcttaaataaacaatttgaaagGATTGGTTTatcttattaatatttaaattctgTCATTAAACGTGTCTGGGACCAACAGCAAAACCATCAATAACAGCAATAACATTATCATCAACAACACAAGCAACCagaacagcaacagcagcaacaactacCACTACAAAATAGTTCATTTAATAATACAACTTACTTCTACAATTACAAGTAACATAATTGATCTTTTTACATTCTAAAATGTAAAGCCAACTAGCAAGCAATATAATCAATCTACTTGCAAAAGCTGGACTTCTGCAATAAAATTCTTAGTATTATTCACCCTTGCCAAGAAATATTGCCAGTATTTATTAATAAGCAGTTTTGAGAAATAGTATTAAGAAAGTGACTTCCTAACAAACCTGTATCGCTGTAGACCATAAAGTTGTACTTCATTTAAATcaatcttaaatttaattaatcttTAGACTTCGAAGAATAATATCATTGTTACATTtgaactttattattttttcttaaattgctaattattattaatattgtcatcTAGGGTGAGTAACTATATAACATactattattttttcttaaattgctaattattattaatattgtcatcTAGGGTGAGTAACTATATAACATACCGTTTAAATACTGTGGCTGTTCCTTGAGAATGAATGAATCAAAGCACAATGTAACTCCATTTCAAGATATCTGAATAAAAATGAAAGCCCCTTTGGTGACAGAAAGAAGCAGAAACGTGTGTACAAGGCATCGTCTCGTTATTGTCGGCCTATAACATACAATAGCGATTCATATCCCATAATTATGTGCAGCATCTTGTGCTTTTGTGCTCCATTTTCTTACAAACATGCCCCTATTGTTCACTGAAGGCTGCTccatataaatgtattgttaagaattaatgaAGTCGCCTTAGTGCTGCTATGTGACTTTCTTCCTTTTTgcagataataataataaatacaattacaaCATATTGTGGCAATATTAGATTTGCCACTGGCTTTACAGTTTTCTGCTTtgttaaaatacaattattgaaggCACCGCATGTGGTTTTGTTACATTACAACATAATGTTTGGTACATGCAATCTCTGACATTACAACTCTGTTCATCAAAAAGGGATTAGAGAACAAATGATGAAAGACCAACCATGGGcaacaaacaaacattaaaaaacatagCATTGATATATTACAAAAGCAGCATGAGTCAGCACATAACAGCTTGGAAGACATTGCTCTATGTTTCATAATGCAAGAAGTAAATGCTATATCACTCTTGCTACATCAACATAATAAAACGTTACTTTTACTGCTACTGTTGCAGCTTATGCTATTCGCGCAGCCTTCACTACTGCTTTTTCTGCTTCTTACGATGCTATTGTTTGTACTGtttcttctgctgctactgcctGTACTGCTACTTCTGTTGCTACTGTTTAAACTGCTTTTTCTGCTGCTACTGTTTGTACTGCTAATTATGTTACTGTAGCTGTTTGTACTGCTACTTTTGTTGCTACTGTTTGCACTGCCACTTCTGCTGACACTGTTTaaactgctacttctgctgctactgtttGTACTTCTAATTCTGTTGTTACTATTTGTATTGCTACACTTCAGCTGCTACTGTTTGTAGAGCCACTTCTGCTGGCACTGTTTGTACTGCTACTGTGtgtactgctacttctgctactgttTGTACTGCTACTTTAGCTGCTGTACTGCCACTAGCTGCTACTGTCTGTACTGCTACTTTAGCTGCTGATGTTTGTACTGCCACTTTAGCTGCTACTGTTTGTACTGCTTCTTTAGATGCCACTGTTtgtactgctgcttctgctactattTGTACTGCCacttctgctgctactgtttGAACTGCTACTTCTGCAGCTACTGTTTGTACTTCTAATTATGTTGCTACTATTTGTACTGCTACACTTTAGCTGCTACTGTTTGTACtgctacttcttctgctactgtTTGTACTGCTACTTAAGCTGCTATTGTTTGTACTGTTACTTCTGCTACTGTTTGTACTGCTACTTCGGCTGCTACTGTTTGTACTGCTACTTAAGCTGCTTCTGTTTGTACTGCTACTTTAGCTGCTACTGTATTTACTGCCAATTTAGCTGCTACTGTTTGTACCGCTACTTTAGCTGCTACTGTCTGTTCTGCTACGTTAGCTGCTACTGTTTGTACTGCCACTTTAGCTGCTACTGTTTGTACTGCTACTTCTGTTGCTACTTTTTGTACTGCCACTTTAGCTGCTACTGTATGTACTGCCACTTTAGCTGCTAATGTTtgtactgctacttctgctgctactgtttGTACTGCCACTTTAGCTGCTTATGTTTGTACTGCTACTTTAGCTGCTGcttctactagtagtagtagaagtagcagaagttgCAACATTTCGTTCATGATATGATAACCTTGAAACATTTAGTTTCTAACTACTTACCTTATGTTTTCCGTATTTCAGTAAAACTTTTTTACACTGGAAACCTTTTGATTTTATAAGATATTCTGACTCCAGATCAAAGAAAACAAAGCTGTATTTCACCTGAGCTGCTTAACAAAGAATAATTATGCACCATTAGTAATGTTTAATGCATTGAAAATAAGCAAT from Dreissena polymorpha isolate Duluth1 chromosome 1, UMN_Dpol_1.0, whole genome shotgun sequence carries:
- the LOC127877615 gene encoding uncharacterized protein LOC127877615, with amino-acid sequence MLLFVLFLLLLLPVLLLLLLLFKLLFLLLLFLLLFVEPLLLALFVLLLCVLLLLLLFLLLFVLLLLLLLFVLLLKLLLFVLLLLLLFVLLLRLLLFVLLLKLLLFVLLL